From the Pangasianodon hypophthalmus isolate fPanHyp1 chromosome 17, fPanHyp1.pri, whole genome shotgun sequence genome, one window contains:
- the LOC113544003 gene encoding adhesion G protein-coupled receptor F5 — protein sequence MANKGKTEYFLLFVVILLIYMQGITHKNMMTAAISTINTTAATPTNGTTANTTTAPTPTSRITVNTTTAPAPTNGTTVNTTTAATPTNGTTANTTTAATPTNGTTANTTTAATPTNGTTANTTTAATPTNGTTANTTTAATPTNGTTANTTTAATPTNGTTANTTVATSPTITTGIHILNFSLEINEEFDFALTSQSSSKWKTYENKIKLSIDKSYRNVPTYLNNSATVTGFRSGSVIADFSIKATIPNPDLVSANEQLVKILRSEEFNVNNDAISGSVKAALYNSSGNIYPGTNLNLTCNLLPNNGIKWTLNGNELLLSDKYKINNTELTVNSVTPSDSGQYACKTTVNSLRYVNWQLITIQPYPNIQVTSNNTVKCEDTAITLQCCVQEIYQVTWTVDPEACIQPSTVSSSGCLLCNYAINKEGCQNGQVIQFTCQLTKPISGNSYAKSIRIDVQNKTFTCSDSVFGAGNLGEVRTVVCNGDKVGSQKALCNSSHLWERIEDKCVLRVFQGLKDEAEKLQVPGIPQYMASLSSNATLEAQNIIDSPATITTIVDILTIVSNLSQTIFINQTIMTDFLQTVDVVGSVGARDTWVFLNENNATTNASSELLNLTENFGHRLPDENFNITTNSSSLNKANITAPFSGEFGINLTTQVSFPEIIAPTFITIIISSAFDNILPVRNLTYNDSSQTGTRINGDVVLIETNSTINNISLSFDIKNKALVNPQCVFWNFSLLNGVGGWDSTGCQLKTLGNETERFTCECNHTTSFSILMSPFSLDKALILDYITYIGVGISMASLVLCLIIEIIIWKSVARNDTSYMRHVSVVNIAVSLLIADICFIIGAAVTQGEGPCSTATFFMHFFYLALFFWMLLSALLLLYRTIMVFSRMTRGAMMAIAFTVGYGAPLIIAVITVASTAGRKGYIQKDYNCWLNWNETKALLAFVIPALTIVAINLLVLIVVLCKMMRRGVNASTQPDDKHPLLVIARCVGILTPLFGLTWGFGIGTMVSPNFGIHVVFAFLNSLQGFFILLFGTLLDSKVREALAGKFSLSNLSSNRTRSTSAGPSSSSGFPFIQRLRRRNVYNVSNGQVRSSSNSNEAADS from the exons ATGGCTAATAAAG GGAAAACAGAATATTTCCTGCTTTTTGTTGTTATTCTGCTCATTTATATGCAAGGAATAACTCATAag AATATGATGACTGCTGCAATATCCACAATCAACACAACTGCTGCAACCCCAACCAACGGAACTACAGCCAACACAACAACTGCTCCAACCCCAACCAGCAGAATTACAGTCAACACAACAACTGCTCCAGCCCCAACCAACGGAACTACAGTCAACACAACAACTGCTGCAACCCCAACCAACGGAACTACAGCCAACACAACAACTGCTGCAACACCAACCAACGGAACTACAGCCAACACAACAACTGCTGCAACACCAACCAACGGAACTACAGCCAACACAACAACTGCTGCAACACCAACCAACGGAACTACAGCCAACACAACAACTGCTGCAACCCCAACCAACGGAACTACAGCCAACACAACAACTGCTGCAACCCCAACCAACGGAACTACAGCCAACACAACTGTTGCAACCTCACCCACTATAACCACAG gcATTCATATATTAAACTTCTCAttggaaataaatgaagaatttGACTTTGCACTCACCAGCCAAAGTAGTAGCAAGTGGaaaacatatgaaaataaaattaagcttTCA ATTGATAAAAGTTACAGAAATGTACCTACCTACCTGAACAACTCTGCAACAGTGACTGGCTTCAG GTCTGGCAGTGTGATTGCAGACTTCAGTATTAAGGCAACAATTCCTAACCCTGATTTGGTATCAGCAAATGAACAACTTGTTAAAATTCTCCGTTCAGAGGAATTTAATGTGAACAATGATGCAATCAGTGGAAGTG tgaaaGCTGCACTGTATAACAGCAGTGGCAATATATATCCTGGAACAAATCTCAATCTGACCTGCAACCTTTTACCAAATAATGGCATAAAATGGACCCTGAATGGGAATGAACTACTCCTATCGgataagtataaaataaataacactgaactcactgtgaACAGTGTTACTCCCAGTGACAGTG GTCAGTATGCATGCAAAACAACAGTAAACTCTCTGCGCTATGTTAACTGGCAACTCATTACAATTCAGCCTTACCCCAATATCCAAGTGACCAGTAACAATACTGTAAAATGTGAGGATACAGCAATCACACTGCAGTGTTGTGTTCAGGAGATTTATCAAGTGACATGGACTGTTGACCCTGAAGCTTGCATCCAACCTTCAACAG TCTCTTCATCAGGCTGCTTATTATGTAACTATGCAATTAACAAAGAAGGCTGTCAGAATGGCCAAGTAATACAGTTCACATGTCAACTAACAAAACCCATCAGTGGAAATAGTTACGCAAAGAGCATCAGAATAGATGTACAGAACAAAA catttaccTGCTCTGATAGTGTATTTGGAGCTGGAAATCTGGGAGAAGTACGCACTGTTGTCTGTAACGGAGACAAGGTTGGCTCTCAAAAGGCTTTGTGTAATTCATCACACCTCTGGGAACGTATAGAAGACAAGTGTGTTCTGCGCGTCTTTCAAGGTTTAAAAGATGAAGCTGAG AAATTACAGGTCCCAGGCATCCCCCAGTATATGGCCAGCCTTAGCAGTAATGCTACATTAGAGGCTCAAAACATCATTGACTCTCCAGCAACCATAACAACAATTGTAGATATACTGACAATTGTTTCAAATCTCTCACAAACAATTTTCATCAATCAAACCATTATGACG GATTTCCTACAAACAGTTGACGTCGTTGGATCAGTAGGTGCACGGGACACATGggtgtttttaaatgaaaacaatgcAACCACGAATGCCAGTTCTGAACTTCTAAACTTGACTGAAAATTTTGGACACAGACTCCCGGATGAAAACTTCAACATAACAACAAACTCTTCCTCTCTCAATAAAGCTAACATTACTGCACCCTTTTCTGGAGAATTTGGTATAAATTTAACTACCCAAGTAAGTTTTCCTGAGATTATAGCACCGACTTTCATCACCATCATAATTTCTTCAGCTTTCGACAATATCTTACCTGTTCGAAATCTGACCTACAATGACAGCAGTCAAACTGGCACAAGGATCAATGGAGATGTAGTCCTGATTGAGACAAACTCAACAATTAACAACATCTCCCTTTCTTTTGATATCAAAAATAAGGCACTTGTAAACCCTCAGTGTGTCTTTTGGAACTTTAGTCTTCTGAATGGTGTTGGTGGATGGGACTCAACTGGATGTCAATTAAAGACATTAGGGAATGAAACTGAAAGATTTACATGTGAGTGCAATCACACAACCTCTTTTTCAATCCTGATGTCACCATTTTCCCTGGATAAAGCTTTAATCTTAGACTATATAACTTACATTGGTGTTGGCATTTCCATGGCCAGCTTGGTTTTGTGCCTCATCATTGAAATCATTATATGGAAATCAGTGGCAAGAAATGACACATCCTACATGCGCCATGTCTCTGTAGTCAACATTGCTGTCTCCCTTCTGATTGCGGACATATGCTTCATCATTGGAGCAGCTGTTACCCAAGGAGAGGGTCCCTGCAGTACAGCAACATTCTTCATGCACTTCTTTTATCTTGCCCTTTTCTTCTGGATGTTGCTGTCAGCACTCTTGCTCCTCTACCGCACCATCATGGTCTTTTCCAGAATGACCAGAGGAGCAATGATGGCTATAGCCTTCACTGTTGGCTATGGAGCCCCGCTAATCATAGCTGTCATTACTGTGGCATCTACAGCTGGAAGAAAAGGATACATTCAAAAAGATTATAATTGCTGGCTAAACTGGAATGAAACGAAGGCCCTCCTGGCATTTGTGATTCCTGCTCTGACTATTGTAGCTATAAACCTCCTGGTGCTTATTGTGGTTCTGTGTAAGATGATGAGGAGAGGAGTTAATGCTTCCACTCAGCCAGATGACAAACATCCCCTACTGGTCATTGCTAGATGTGTAGGGATTTTAACACCTCTCTTTGGTCTAACGTGGGGATTCGGCATTGGGACCATGGTGTCTCCGAACTTTGGGATTCATGTGGTGTTCGCATTCCTTAATTCACTGCAG GGtttctttattttgctgttCGGGACATTACTGGATAGTAAG GTCAGAGAAGCATTGGCAGGAAAGTTTTCACTGAGTAACTTAAGCTCTAACCGCACCAGG AGCACAAGTGCAGGACCATCATCCTCAAGTGGATTTCCTTTCATTCAGAGGTTACGGCGGAGAA ATGTGTACAATGTATCGAATGGCCAAGTTAGGTCTTCAAGCAACTCAAATGAAGCTGCTGACAGTTAA